The following proteins come from a genomic window of Rutidosis leptorrhynchoides isolate AG116_Rl617_1_P2 chromosome 10, CSIRO_AGI_Rlap_v1, whole genome shotgun sequence:
- the LOC139872919 gene encoding 3-ketoacyl-CoA synthase 11-like — MADTQQPPVPSPAPATTKTLPNFLLSVKLKYVKLGYHYLISHGMYLLLTPILAIISIHLSTLTTHDLIHLWDQLRFNLITVVICSILVVFLATLYFMSRPKKVYLVDFACYKPDEERIVTREIFMDRSTRAGTFTEENLAFQKKILERSGLGQKTYFPEAVLAIPPNPCMAEARKEAEMVMYGAIDDLLAKTGIKAKEIGILIVNCSLFCPTPSLSSMIVNHYKLRGNIMSYNLGGMGCSAGLIAIDLAKQLLQVNPNSYAMVVSTENITLNWYFGNNRSMLVSNCLFRMGGAAVLLSNRSSDRRRSKYQLIHTVRTHKGADDRCYNCVFQEEDENKKIGVALSKDLMAVAGEALKTNITTLGPLVLPMSEQLLFFVTLVARKVFQMKIKPYIPDFKLAFEHFCIHAGGRAVLDELEKNLDLADWHMEPSRMTLNRFGNTSSSSLWYELAYSEAKGRIKKGDRSWQIAFGSGFKCNSAVWRALKTIDPAKEKNPWTDEIDNFPVHVPKIEKIGS, encoded by the exons ATGGCCGACACACAACAACCACCGGTTCCATCTCCGGCTCCGGCGACCACCAAAACCCTCCCCAATTTCTTACTTTCAGTAAAACTAAAATACGTGAAATTAGGCTACCATTACTTAATCTCACACGGTATGTACCTTTTACTAACTCCCATACTCGCAATCATATCAATTCACTTATCGACACTTACAACGCATGATTTAATCCATTTGTGGGACCAACTTCGATTCAATTTAATCACAGTTGTTATATGTTCGATATTAGTTGTATTTCTAGCCACACTTTACTTCATGAGTAGACCGAAAAAAGTCTATTTAGTTGATTTCGCGTGTTACAAACCGGATGAGGAACGAATTGTAACACGAGAAATATTTATGGACCGTTCAACTCGAGCTGGAACATTTACTGAAGAGAATTTAGCTTTTCAGAAGAAAATTCTAGAACGTTCTGGTTTAGGTCAAAAAACTTATTTTCCAGAAGCGGTTTTGGCTATTCCGCCTAATCCGTGCATGGCGGAAGCTCGAAAAGAGGCGGAAATGGTTATGTATGGAGCGATTGATGATTTGTTGGCGAAAACGGggattaaagctaaggaaattgggATATTGATTGTGAATTGTAGCTTGTTTTGTCCAACACCGTCATTGAGTTCAATGATTGTGAATCATTATAAGCTTAGAGGAAATATTATGAGCTATAATCTTGGTGGAATGGGTTGTAGTGCTGGTTTAATTGCCATTGATCTTGCAAAACAACTTTTGCAg GTGAACCCTAATTCATATGCAATGGTGGTAAGCACTGAGAACATAACATTGAATTGGTACTTCGGAAACAATCGGTCAATGCTTGTGTCAAACTGTTTATTTCGAATGGGAGGTGCAGCAGTTTTGTTGTCAAATAGGTCATCTGATCGTCGTCGTTCAAAGTATCAACTCATTCACACTGTTCGAACACACAAAGGTGCGGATGACAGATGTTATAATTGTGTTTTCCAAGAAGAAGACGAGAACAAAAAGATAGGTGTAGCGCTTTCAAAAGATCTTATGGCGGTTGCTGGTGAGGCTTTGAAAACAAATATCACAACGCTTGGACCGTTAGTGCTTCCTATGTCGGAACAACTTTTGTTTTTCGTAACATTAGTTGCTAGGAAAGTGTTTCAAATGAAAATTAAACCGTACATACCAGATTTTAAGCTTGCGTTTGAGCATTTTTGTATTCACGCTGGTGGACGAGCGGTTCTTGATGAGTTAGAAAAGAATCTCGATTTAGCTGATTGGCATATGGAGCCTTCTAGAATGACGCTAAATAGGTTTGGGAATACGTCGAGTAGTTCGTTATGGTACGAATTAGCTTATTCTGAGGCTAAGGGAAGGATTAAAAAGGGTGATCGGTCATGGCAAATAGCTTTTGGGTCGGGTTTTAAATGTAATAGTGCGGTGTGGAGAGCGTTGAAGACAATTGATCCGGCTAAAGAGAAAAATCCTTGGACCGATGAGATTGATAACTTCCCGGTTCATGTTCCGAAAATTGAGAAAATCGGTTCTTAG